The nucleotide sequence CTTCGAGCACGACGCATCGAGCGACGTCACCCGTTTCGATGCCTGGCCGTTTTACTTCTCCCGCGACACGGGTTCACCGGAAGATTCCTACCAAGCCGTGATGCCGCTTTACGGCGATGTGCCGCAGCGATTCGGCCAGGATCGGTTCCTCTGGGCACTCTTCCCGCTCTTCGGCCGCTTTGAAAAGCAAGGCGTGACCACGACCACCACACCGTGGCCGTTCATTAAAACGGTCACCGGCGAAGGCCACCGCGGCTTCGAGGTCTGGCCTCTCGCGGGTCATCGCGAGGAAACCGGCGTCTCCTCCGATTCGTTTGCACTCTGGCCGCTGTATTATCGCAAACAAGCCGGTCTCGATACCGACGCGCCCAGCCTGCAAACAGGTTTGCTCCCGCTCTACGCCCTGGATCGCTCGGACGGCTACATCAGCGAGACCTACCTGTGGCCATTTTTCGGATACGTGGACCGGACGTTGCCCTACCAGTATCACGCCACCCACTACCTGTGGCCTTTCTGGGTGCAAGGTCAGGGAGAGGATCGTCGGGTCAACCGCTGGGCGCCATTCTACTCCCACTCCCGGATGCGGGGATACGAAAAGACTTGGCTGCTGTGGCCGCTCTGGCGCCAGGCCAATTGGAACGACCACCAACTCCACCACGAGCGACGACAATTGCTGTATTTTATCTACCACGCGGACACCCAGCGCAGTCTGACTCAGCCCGATGCCGCGCCGGCGTCCAAGGTGCACCTGTGGCCACTCTTCAGTTCGTGGGACAACGGAGCCGGTCGCAAACAGGTCCAGGCCCTCAGTCCGGTCGAGGTTTTCTTCCCGCACAACGAACGCGTCCGTCGACTATGGTCGCCGTTGTTTGCCCTTTACCGTTTCAACCAAACGGCGCCCGGCGAAGTGCGGCACGCGTTGCTCTGGGACGCGGTGACCTACGCTCGCAGTGAAGAACGGGACCGTCGCGAGTTTCACCTCGGTCCCCTTTTCGGCTATACCTCGGAACCCGGTGAACTGAACCTGGAGTTTCTGGGCGGCTTGATTCGTTTCAACCGATCAACTCCAGAACGAACCTGGCAGGCGCACGTGGGTCCAAGACCAACGTCCGAGGCCGCCGCCCCCCTTTCTTCCCGATGAATCGTATTCACAACTTTCTCGACGCTTTCGGTAGCGGCATCGTGATGACGTGGCGGGCGTTCGTCTCGTTGCCCTCCGCGCCTCGTATTCTGAAGCGGGTGGCCGAACAAGGCTACTTCGCCGGCTACACCTCGTTGCCCATCATCAGCGTGCTGTGTTTCTTCATCGGTGCCGTGTTGGCGCTGCAAGCCGGCATCAGCCTGCGCGATTTCGGCGCCAAGGAATTTATCGGCGCACTCGTGGGGGAATCGATGGCACGCGAACTCGGCCCCGTCATGGTGGCGATTCTATTGGCCGGTCGCGTCGGCAGCGCGACGACCGCCGAGCTCGCCTCGATGCGCGTCAATTCGGAGATCGACGCACTCATCACGATGAACATTCCACCCGAGCGGCTGCTCGTATTGCCGCGATTGCTGGCGGTGCTGCTCATCATGCCGGTGCTGACGATTCTCAGCAATCTCATCGGTTGGTTCGGGGGCGCCGTGGTTTGCGAATACGTGGATTTTATCGGCATATCCGGCGCCCAGTTCTTTCGCGCGCTGCGCGAATTTGTCTCCGTGCAGGATGTGCTCGACGGCATCATCAAGGCCGAAGTCTTCGGCTTTGTGATCACCATCATCGCCTGCAACACCGGCCTGCGCACCAGCGGGGGGCCGCGTGAGATCGGACTCGCCGTCACCAAATCGGTGGTGCTCTCCCTCGTCGCCATTCTGACCTTGGACTACTTCATCACCAAAGTGCTCGCCTGATCGCCATGCCCTTGACCCGCACTCCATTTCCTCAGCGCGACGACCGCAATCCCGTGACGGTCCAAGTCGAAGGCATGAGCAAGTCCTACGGCACGCAAAACGTGCTGCAGGACGTGTCTCTCTCCGTCGAGCCCGGCGAAATTTTTGTCATCATGGGTCCCAGTGGCTCCGGCAAAAGCGTGTTGTTGCGACACATCGCCGGCTTGGAGCGGCCTACCAGTGGCACCGTGACCATCAACGGCGCCGACCCCATGCTCGCCGAAACCCGCAACCGCTTCGCGCTCGCCTTGGTTTTTCAGTCCGGCGCATTGCTCAACTCCCTTTCGGTCTACGACAACCTCGCACTGTATCCGCACGAACACACCCTGTGCTCGAAGCAGGACATTCGCGACCGCGTCATGCGCGCCCTGCGCATTCTCTCCATCGAACACGCAGCGCAAAAGATGCCGTCCGAACTCTCCGGCGGCATGCGCAAACGCGTCGCCATCGCCCGGGCACTCGTCATGGAACCTCAGCTCCTCCTTTACGACGAGCCCACCAGCGAACTGGACCCCATCATGGCGGCCACCATCGCCGAAATCATCGGCACGCTGCGCGAAGAATACGCCGTCACCAGCATCGTGGTGTCCCATGACCGCGACCTGTCGCTCACCATCGCCGATCGCGTCGCCCTACTGCATCAAGGCCAAGTCGCCACCATCGCCCAACCCGACGACCTCAAGGCGTCGACCGATCCCATCGTCACCGAATTTCTCAATCCGCGGATCGACGTCCGCAATCCCCGCTTCAAATCACTGGAAGGCTCATCATGAACAACGCACAAATGTCGGCCCGCGTCGGGCTGTTTTTCCTCCTCGGGCTCGCCCTGATCTGGGTGACGTTTGAGTCACTCAACGGCAACGTCCTCGACAGCGACAAGTCCTACGAACTGACCGCCCGCTTCGCCTCCATCAAGGAGCTCAAGGCCGGCGACGAGGTGCGCATGGCCGGTGTCGGCATCGGCATGGTCAAGGAAACCCGTCTCAACGGTCGCTTCGCCGAGGCTCTGCTGCAGGTCAAAAGCGAGATCGAGGTTCCGGAAAACTCCGTGGCCACCATCGCCATGGCCGGTCTGCTCGGCAGCAACTACGTGTCCCTCACCCTGGGCAGTGACGACGCGCCGGCGTTGAGTGCCGGCGCGGTCATCCGCTCCGAAGACACGCCCGACCTCAACACCGTCGTTTCTCAAATCGGCGAAGTCGGACGCAAAGTGGAGCAGGCCCTCAGCCAGTTTACCGGC is from Synoicihabitans lomoniglobus and encodes:
- a CDS encoding MlaE family ABC transporter permease; the protein is MNRIHNFLDAFGSGIVMTWRAFVSLPSAPRILKRVAEQGYFAGYTSLPIISVLCFFIGAVLALQAGISLRDFGAKEFIGALVGESMARELGPVMVAILLAGRVGSATTAELASMRVNSEIDALITMNIPPERLLVLPRLLAVLLIMPVLTILSNLIGWFGGAVVCEYVDFIGISGAQFFRALREFVSVQDVLDGIIKAEVFGFVITIIACNTGLRTSGGPREIGLAVTKSVVLSLVAILTLDYFITKVLA
- a CDS encoding ABC transporter ATP-binding protein, which encodes MPLTRTPFPQRDDRNPVTVQVEGMSKSYGTQNVLQDVSLSVEPGEIFVIMGPSGSGKSVLLRHIAGLERPTSGTVTINGADPMLAETRNRFALALVFQSGALLNSLSVYDNLALYPHEHTLCSKQDIRDRVMRALRILSIEHAAQKMPSELSGGMRKRVAIARALVMEPQLLLYDEPTSELDPIMAATIAEIIGTLREEYAVTSIVVSHDRDLSLTIADRVALLHQGQVATIAQPDDLKASTDPIVTEFLNPRIDVRNPRFKSLEGSS